TCCCCAATGCAAAGGGAAAAACTATGGGACAAGAcaaaataatcaattataatataataGGGTTTAATGTCTCCTCAAATTTATGCAAAATACGCAACAATTGGTGACAATACTGGGAAACATTACTCTTGGTATTATAATGCAGTAACTGGCCAAAATTACTATTTCAACTAAGCTTTTATGCCTCAAAAGATTTTTGATACTACAGTGGAAATCAAGAAACCAAGCGCCACAAGTTCTCTGTGAGTTGTTCACTCAAATCATATCTAAAGGAAAAACCTCAAACTTTCTGTCCTCCTCTCCTTCCTAtgtcattaaaataaataaataatttttttttccttcttggtTTCATCATCACTGCAAGCAAAACCCTttaaatttctcttttctttgacCTGTCTATGGACAGGAAATGAATTTAGTTTCCTTCATTGGCCAGCCAAACATGGGTGGACAGCATTAGACATCCAACACTTACATGCACCAAATGAATTGTTGGTTTAAATCTCTTACCACCAGGCATTGAAGAGGAGCATTTAGAGAATGCTTTGAAGAGACTGCCTACTATATGATTTTGTCTTGTGAATTGAGCTAAGATTAACTAAAAAATGTGCTCTATATAATTTATCTTGTCCAAATTTCCTGTTGACTATAATTGTTGAAATGGGGTTGGCTAAATTTACAGGGAACGGAAGATGATGTTGTCAATTGGTTACATGGCAATGGGCTGTGGAAAATGGCAAGGGAACCATATGAACCTTTGTGGATTAAAGGAGGTGGGCACTGCAACTTGGAGCTATACCCTGATTACATCCGCCATCTTTGCAGATTTGTCCAAGAAATGGAGAAGTTAACCACAGAAACCCGCCTTAAAAAGATTCGGCAGAGCCTGCAACTACATACAAGGCACACAGTTTCTGCTAACAGGTGCTGTAGAGTTAAATGCTGGCGACCAAAGTGCTTATGTCCTGATTGTTCTTGCCGACCCAGCTGCACAAAATGTTCTTGCCAACCCAGCTGCAGAGTTAAATGCTGGCGACCAAAGTGCTTATGTCCTGATTGTTCTTGCCAACCCAGCTGCACAAAATGTTCTTGCCAGCCCAAATGCCTAGAATGTTGTTGGAGACCTAGCTGTCCAGAATGTTGGAGACCCAGCTGCAAAAAATGTTGCTGGCGACCGAAATGCCTAAGATGTTCGAAACCAACCTGCTGTATTAAATGTTTTTGCTGGCAATGTTGTGTGGGAACGCATAGTGGTGGGTTAGATAGAAAGGAGGATGGCTAATGGTGATTTTGTGCATGTATAGATTGGTGAACTTGCTAACACCCCTCTAATCTTGTGCAGTATTGTATGACGAGGAAATTGTCATTGATAATCAAAGAAATTGATATAATTGAATGTTTCTCTTGATAATGGTGAATTCTTGGAACATTGATTTTTTATGAGctcttttacaaaatatattatgtttTCTATTGataattcattttgaaatttctaggCAGGTCGTGCTAAGGCTTCTTGACTGTTTAAGTTATCAGATATCAACACTTGCCTGATACAACCATACGATAAATGTACAATCCCTATAATATTTGAAGCTGTTTGATAAATATGTAGCTCTTGCATGAAGAGCAGAGGGCAAGAAGAGATTGTTCTGATCTAGGAAGAGTTGTATGCATAACAGGTAGAGCTCTGAACCAAGTGGAGATTATAGAGACCAGCATAGCATTTCCTGGACTCAAGTTGATTGTCTGTAAAAGCTCAAGCTTGCTAATATTATAAAGACGGTGACTGAGTTTTAATCTACAATCTGCACTAATAGGGAGTCTTACGGTAAAATATTGGTTGAgtgattaaattttattatcttattattaCACCACACCAAAGTGGGGTTTGAATTCTTGTCTCTTTTCTATTAGCCTGAGTTTGAATTTTCTCTTTCCTATTGGTTTTAACTTTTGGATCAAGTGATAATTTTATTAGTCCAAAGGTAACCTTTGCGAAGGCTCAGTGTTCGAGGCAATTAACAACCTCCTTTGTGGACTATAAAGTACAATCAGTGTCCTGCTCGATACTATGAAGTTTGCAGACTTTCAACCAAAGATTGAAGTTTGAATAGCTTTTCCTACACTTGTGATGCCCTGAAATACATACTTTCAACTTGAAATCGAAGTTTGAATGGCTTTCCCGACACATCAACCATAGAGTGGGAGAAGTCACTTATGttacaaatttaatttcttgaaagAGAATGGGGGCTCAAGCGTTGTGGATTATATTTGGTTATA
The sequence above is drawn from the Quercus lobata isolate SW786 chromosome 12, ValleyOak3.0 Primary Assembly, whole genome shotgun sequence genome and encodes:
- the LOC115971335 gene encoding alpha/beta hydrolase domain-containing protein 17B isoform X3, with amino-acid sequence MTSLCSSSSISELISWDMTTQATEPLLPSESNTYSDIEAVYQCLETEYGVSQEDLILYGQSVGSGPTLHLASKLPRLRGVVLHSAILSGLRVLCHVKFTFCFDIYKNINKIKKVKCPVLVIHGTEDDVVNWLHGNGLWKMAREPYEPLWIKGGGHCNLELYPDYIRHLCRFVQEMEKLTTETRLKKIRQSLQLHTRHTVSANRCCRVKCWRPKCLCPDCSCRPSCTKCSCQPSCRVKCWRPKCLCPDCSCQPSCTKCSCQPKCLECCWRPSCPECWRPSCKKCCWRPKCLRCSKPTCCIKCFCWQCCVGTHSGGLDRKEDG